Proteins encoded together in one Quercus lobata isolate SW786 chromosome 3, ValleyOak3.0 Primary Assembly, whole genome shotgun sequence window:
- the LOC115981238 gene encoding uncharacterized protein LOC115981238 → MDDAKRRAMIKSLAVEQKKTGEIVVPSVPGSSGKRKQPPKSDRPLKQPKVSMEPVVGLMAEGPKAVTQVKQGAGKGLMHAPPVSEEKPPPLLREDSKFALEKLTSILSAEDYEDLGNHSTEVMGETGLFAVGQSLVMMKGLMDRCLNREAALERVRSKLGQTEEELGQLHKWKATMEQKFELSEKTREELEQRTEEAGKALKVRADEVKDLKKKLRHARDDAVSEYRNSESLLKELAGSFLQGFDDSLRQVKKAYPDLDLSMITLTDQGQTSALPAASENTEDLFGEEAAQGDGESAMPNEVAVVDPNKAE, encoded by the exons atggacgacgccaagagaagggcaatgataaaatctctagccgtcgagcaaaagaagacgggtgagATCGTTGTTCCCAGTGTGCCGGGGTCATCGGGTAAGAGGAAGCAGCCACCCAAGTCCGACCGTCCACTCAAGCAGCCAAAGGTGTCAATGGAGCCCGTGgtgggcttgatggctgagggcCCTAAGGCCGTCACCCAAGTTAAACAAGGGGCCGGTAAGGGCCTAATGCATGCTCCACCCGTCAGCGAGGAGAAGCCCCCTCCCCTTCTCCGTGAGGACTCGAAGTTCGCTTTGGAGAAACTCACGTCCATACTTTCTGCAGAGGACTATGAGGATCTTGGGAATCACTCGACGGAGGTGATGGGGGAGACGGGGTTATTTGCCGTCGGACAG tccttggttatgatgaagggcttgatggaccgctgcctcaaccgtgaagcggctctgGAACGGGTACGGTCAAAACTTGGGCAGACGGAAGAGGAGCTTGGCCAGCTGCACAAGTGGAAGGCCACAATGGAGCAGAAGTTTGAACTCTCTGAGAAGACGAGAGAAGAACTTGAACAGAGGACGGAGGAGgctgggaaggccttgaaggTTAGAGCAGACGAGGTGAAGGATCTGAAGAAAAAACTCCGTCATGCAAGGGATGACGCCGTCAGCGAATATCGCAACTCCGAGTCTTTGTTGAAGGAGCTGGCaggatcgttccttcaaggcttcgaCGATTCGCTCCGTCAGGTGAAGAAGGCCTACCCAGATCTGGACTTGTCCATGATAACACTAACTGATCAAGGTCAGACGTCTGCTCTACCCGCCGCCTCCGAAAATACGGAGGATCTCTTTGGAGAAGAGGCAGCTCAGGGTGACGGAGAGTCCGCTATGCCGAATGAGGTCGCTGTTGTCGACCCCAATAAAGCAGAGTGA
- the LOC115982761 gene encoding LEAF RUST 10 DISEASE-RESISTANCE LOCUS RECEPTOR-LIKE PROTEIN KINASE-like 2.5 isoform X2, translating into MRQINFMPSFFSHCHHIIIIFFSLVPKKSLGAVDPFFQTCSVPKTCGDGQPIRFPFYIQDKQNSSCGYPGFNLSCNNNGHPTILISNNNYTIHEIFYQNETLRISNSAFSNPNSNCIPSINSISLPGSQFDLAPNQTNLFLFYNCNSLVHESWPSEFYPSCYGENDTVLALSGQDPKLISNVSMECKSSVLALVEAYGGGIAESLRNGFVLKWKSSNCSICEDSGGNCGFDNIMYHFKCFCPDRPHAWNCTNTTGNNKRVVVIALVTSFAGIGVLVIIICYFCGKFSSKKIIYFWKKKTLTYQSVEAFLRKNEPLAIRRYSYSDIKKMTNSFKDKLGQGGYGGVYKGKLQDGCFVAVKVLKESKGNGEEFLNEVASISRTSHVNIVTLMGFCFEESKRALIYEFMPNGSLEKFIYKENPSNVDCQLGSEALYKIAVGIARGLEYLHRGCNTRILHFDIKPHNILLDENFCPKISDFGLAKICPREESVISMLGARGTTGYIAPEVFCRNIGGVSHKSDVYSYRMMVLEMVGGRKNIDVSVDRVSEIYFPHWIYKRIELDEELGLQDLISKEDEEIAKKMIIVSLWCIQIDPLSRPSISKVVDMLEGSLDSLQISPKPFLSSPPRTTVDSSTATVSL; encoded by the exons ATGCGTCAAATAAACTTCATGCCCTCTTTCTTCTCTCATTGTCACCATATCATTATAATCTTCTTTTCCCTTGTACCAAAAAAATCCTTAGGTGCTGTGGACCCATTCTTCCAAACCTGCAGTGTGCCGAAAACCTGTGGTGATGGGCAACCCATAAGATTCCCATTCTACATCCAAGACAAGCAAAACTCCTCTTGTGGCTACCCTGGATTCAACCTCTCTTGCAACAATAATGGCCATCCAACTATCCTCATATCCAATAACAATTACACCATCCATGAAATTTTCTACCAAAACGAGACGCTTAGAATCTCAAACTCTGCCTTCTCAAATCCAAACTCCAATTGTATACCTTCTATAAACAGCATATCCCTTCCGGGTAGCCAGTTCGATCTAgcaccaaaccaaaccaatctttttttgttttataattgtAACTCTTTGGTGCATGAGAGTTGGCCTTCAGAGTTCTATCCTAGTTGTTATGGCGAAAACGACACCGTTCTGGCCCTGTCTGGACAGGACCCGAAGCTGATCAGCAACGTATCAATGGAGTGCAAGTCTTCGGTTCTAGCACTGGTTGAAGCTTATGGAGGTGGGATTGCAGAGTCGttgagaaatgggtttgtgCTAAAATGGAAATCCAGCAACTGTAGCATTTGCGAGGATAGTGGAGGGAACTGTGGGTTCGATAATATTATGTATCATTTCAAGTGCTTCTGCCCAGATAGGCCTCATGCTTGGAACTGCACTAATACTACTG GGAATAACAAAAGGGTAGTAGTGATAGCATTAG TCACTTCATTCGCTGGAATTGGAGTTCTGGTCATTATAATCTGCTACTTCTGTGGAAAGTTCTCAtctaagaaaattatttatttttggaagaagaaAACTTTAACCTATCAAAGTGTAGAGGCCTTTCTAAGGAAAAATGAACCACTAGCAATTAGAAGATACAGTTATTCagatataaagaaaatgactaACTCCTTTAAGGATAAATTAGGACAAGGGGGCTATGGTGGTGTATACAAGGGAAAGTTACAAGATGGTTGTTTTGTGGCTGTGAAGGTTTTGAAAGAATCAAAGGGCAATGGAGAGGAATTCCTTAACGAGGTTGCAAGCATTAGTAGGACCTCCCATGTTAATATTGTCACTCTTATGGGTTTTTGCTTTGAAGAATCTAAAAGAGCACTCATTTATGAGTTTATGCCGAATGGATCTcttgaaaaattcatatataaagaaaatccCTCAAATGTTGACTGTCAATTGGGGTCGGAAGCATTATACAAGATTGCAGTTGGCATTGCTCGAGGATTAGAGTACTTACATAGAGGTTGCAACACACGAATCTTGCACTTTGACATAAAGCCTCACAACAttcttttggatgaaaactTTTGTCCAAAGATTTCTGATTTTGGCCTTGCAAAAATATGCCCTAGAGAAGAGAGTGTCATATCAATGTTGGGAGCAAGAGGAACTACAGGATATATAGCTCCAGAAGTATTTTGTAGAAATATTGGTGGGGTCTCCCATAAGTCAGATGTCTACAGCTACAGAATGATGGTTTTAGAAATGGTTGGGGGACGAAAGAATATTGATGTTAGTGTTGATCGTGTCAGTGAAATATATTTTCCACACTGGATTTACAAGCGCATTGAACTTGATGAAGAACTAGGACTGCAAGACCTCATTAGCAAAGAGGATGAAGAAATTGCAAAGAAGATGATAATAGTGAGTTTGTGGTGTATACAGATTGATCCCTTAAGCCGACCATCAATTAGTAAAGTGGTGGATATGTTGGAAGGAAGCCTGGACTCCTTGCAAATTTCTCCCAAGCCTTTCTTGTCTTCCCCACCAAGAACAACTGTAGATTCTTCTACTGCAACAGTGTCATTATGA
- the LOC115982761 gene encoding LEAF RUST 10 DISEASE-RESISTANCE LOCUS RECEPTOR-LIKE PROTEIN KINASE-like 2.5 isoform X1: protein MRQINFMPSFFSHCHHIIIIFFSLVPKKSLGAVDPFFQTCSVPKTCGDGQPIRFPFYIQDKQNSSCGYPGFNLSCNNNGHPTILISNNNYTIHEIFYQNETLRISNSAFSNPNSNCIPSINSISLPGSQFDLAPNQTNLFLFYNCNSLVHESWPSEFYPSCYGENDTVLALSGQDPKLISNVSMECKSSVLALVEAYGGGIAESLRNGFVLKWKSSNCSICEDSGGNCGFDNIMYHFKCFCPDRPHAWNCTNTTGLEYLPGNNKRVVVIALVTSFAGIGVLVIIICYFCGKFSSKKIIYFWKKKTLTYQSVEAFLRKNEPLAIRRYSYSDIKKMTNSFKDKLGQGGYGGVYKGKLQDGCFVAVKVLKESKGNGEEFLNEVASISRTSHVNIVTLMGFCFEESKRALIYEFMPNGSLEKFIYKENPSNVDCQLGSEALYKIAVGIARGLEYLHRGCNTRILHFDIKPHNILLDENFCPKISDFGLAKICPREESVISMLGARGTTGYIAPEVFCRNIGGVSHKSDVYSYRMMVLEMVGGRKNIDVSVDRVSEIYFPHWIYKRIELDEELGLQDLISKEDEEIAKKMIIVSLWCIQIDPLSRPSISKVVDMLEGSLDSLQISPKPFLSSPPRTTVDSSTATVSL, encoded by the exons ATGCGTCAAATAAACTTCATGCCCTCTTTCTTCTCTCATTGTCACCATATCATTATAATCTTCTTTTCCCTTGTACCAAAAAAATCCTTAGGTGCTGTGGACCCATTCTTCCAAACCTGCAGTGTGCCGAAAACCTGTGGTGATGGGCAACCCATAAGATTCCCATTCTACATCCAAGACAAGCAAAACTCCTCTTGTGGCTACCCTGGATTCAACCTCTCTTGCAACAATAATGGCCATCCAACTATCCTCATATCCAATAACAATTACACCATCCATGAAATTTTCTACCAAAACGAGACGCTTAGAATCTCAAACTCTGCCTTCTCAAATCCAAACTCCAATTGTATACCTTCTATAAACAGCATATCCCTTCCGGGTAGCCAGTTCGATCTAgcaccaaaccaaaccaatctttttttgttttataattgtAACTCTTTGGTGCATGAGAGTTGGCCTTCAGAGTTCTATCCTAGTTGTTATGGCGAAAACGACACCGTTCTGGCCCTGTCTGGACAGGACCCGAAGCTGATCAGCAACGTATCAATGGAGTGCAAGTCTTCGGTTCTAGCACTGGTTGAAGCTTATGGAGGTGGGATTGCAGAGTCGttgagaaatgggtttgtgCTAAAATGGAAATCCAGCAACTGTAGCATTTGCGAGGATAGTGGAGGGAACTGTGGGTTCGATAATATTATGTATCATTTCAAGTGCTTCTGCCCAGATAGGCCTCATGCTTGGAACTGCACTAATACTACTGGTCTTGAGTATCTTCCTG GGAATAACAAAAGGGTAGTAGTGATAGCATTAG TCACTTCATTCGCTGGAATTGGAGTTCTGGTCATTATAATCTGCTACTTCTGTGGAAAGTTCTCAtctaagaaaattatttatttttggaagaagaaAACTTTAACCTATCAAAGTGTAGAGGCCTTTCTAAGGAAAAATGAACCACTAGCAATTAGAAGATACAGTTATTCagatataaagaaaatgactaACTCCTTTAAGGATAAATTAGGACAAGGGGGCTATGGTGGTGTATACAAGGGAAAGTTACAAGATGGTTGTTTTGTGGCTGTGAAGGTTTTGAAAGAATCAAAGGGCAATGGAGAGGAATTCCTTAACGAGGTTGCAAGCATTAGTAGGACCTCCCATGTTAATATTGTCACTCTTATGGGTTTTTGCTTTGAAGAATCTAAAAGAGCACTCATTTATGAGTTTATGCCGAATGGATCTcttgaaaaattcatatataaagaaaatccCTCAAATGTTGACTGTCAATTGGGGTCGGAAGCATTATACAAGATTGCAGTTGGCATTGCTCGAGGATTAGAGTACTTACATAGAGGTTGCAACACACGAATCTTGCACTTTGACATAAAGCCTCACAACAttcttttggatgaaaactTTTGTCCAAAGATTTCTGATTTTGGCCTTGCAAAAATATGCCCTAGAGAAGAGAGTGTCATATCAATGTTGGGAGCAAGAGGAACTACAGGATATATAGCTCCAGAAGTATTTTGTAGAAATATTGGTGGGGTCTCCCATAAGTCAGATGTCTACAGCTACAGAATGATGGTTTTAGAAATGGTTGGGGGACGAAAGAATATTGATGTTAGTGTTGATCGTGTCAGTGAAATATATTTTCCACACTGGATTTACAAGCGCATTGAACTTGATGAAGAACTAGGACTGCAAGACCTCATTAGCAAAGAGGATGAAGAAATTGCAAAGAAGATGATAATAGTGAGTTTGTGGTGTATACAGATTGATCCCTTAAGCCGACCATCAATTAGTAAAGTGGTGGATATGTTGGAAGGAAGCCTGGACTCCTTGCAAATTTCTCCCAAGCCTTTCTTGTCTTCCCCACCAAGAACAACTGTAGATTCTTCTACTGCAACAGTGTCATTATGA